One part of the Segnochrobactrum spirostomi genome encodes these proteins:
- a CDS encoding site-specific DNA-methyltransferase has translation MMSLPEQSVDVIFADPPYNLQLEGALLRPDQSRVDAVDDEWDQFASFEAYDAFTRAWLLAARRLLKPNGTIWVIGSYHNIFRVGTSLQDLGFWMLNDVVWVKSNPMPNFRGRRFANAHETLIWASKDRDAKGYTFNYHALKAFNDDLQMRSDWTLPICSGGERLKGEDGLKVHPTQKPEALLYRVLLASSNPGDVVLDPFFGTGTTGVVAKRLDRRFIGIERDETYAAAAHARIAAVEPAPRLSLGVVMGKRAAPRIPFGSLIEAGLIAPGSELMCSRGRHRALVRADGTLQSGEHIGSIHRVGALVQGFDACNGWTFWHLDRGRGPEPIDALRDIMRTPMQAAE, from the coding sequence ATGATGAGCCTGCCCGAGCAATCGGTCGACGTGATCTTCGCGGACCCGCCATACAACCTTCAGCTCGAAGGCGCGTTGCTGCGTCCCGATCAATCGCGCGTCGATGCGGTCGACGACGAATGGGACCAGTTCGCGAGCTTCGAGGCCTATGACGCGTTCACGCGGGCCTGGCTGCTCGCGGCTCGGCGCCTGTTGAAGCCGAACGGCACCATCTGGGTGATCGGCTCCTATCACAACATCTTCCGCGTCGGCACGAGCCTCCAGGACCTCGGCTTCTGGATGCTGAACGACGTGGTGTGGGTGAAGTCGAATCCGATGCCGAACTTCCGCGGCCGGCGCTTCGCCAATGCCCATGAGACGCTGATCTGGGCCTCCAAGGACCGCGACGCGAAGGGCTACACCTTCAATTATCATGCGCTGAAGGCGTTCAACGACGACCTCCAGATGCGCTCTGACTGGACGCTGCCGATCTGCTCCGGCGGCGAGCGCTTGAAGGGCGAGGACGGGCTCAAGGTGCACCCGACCCAAAAGCCCGAGGCGCTGCTCTACCGGGTGCTGCTCGCCTCCTCGAACCCCGGCGATGTGGTGCTCGACCCGTTCTTCGGCACCGGCACGACGGGCGTCGTGGCGAAGCGGCTCGACCGCCGCTTCATCGGCATCGAGCGCGACGAGACCTATGCGGCGGCGGCGCATGCCCGCATCGCCGCCGTCGAGCCGGCGCCGCGACTCTCTCTCGGCGTGGTGATGGGCAAGCGCGCCGCGCCGCGCATTCCGTTCGGCTCGCTGATCGAGGCCGGCCTGATCGCGCCGGGCTCGGAGCTCATGTGCAGCCGCGGCCGCCATCGGGCGCTCGTGCGCGCCGACGGCACGCTGCAATCGGGCGAGCATATCGGCTCGATCCACCGCGTCGGCGCTTTGGTGCAGGGCTTCGACGCCTGCAACGGCTGGACCTTCTGGCACCTCGACCGCGGCCGCGGTCCCGAGCCGATCGACGCCCTGCGCGACATCATGCGCACCCCGATGCAGGCGGCGGAATAA
- a CDS encoding sulfotransferase domain-containing protein yields MSNTNLDESADVLCWQNASYNFISRKITDGFHFIRNPLDIIVSAYHSHKKTHPLDGWPELRRQREILATCDQAEGLFLTLSFLERDDFHPGAVGPLHALRHWTFEDARIKTLRTEDVVLDPNRYIGQILQDKFPGSVLPPTEHHTFEFMVGRRVGEIDEKSHYRSGKRDQWKEVLPREIVEYMKAHYREIFERFYPHVLSQPIS; encoded by the coding sequence TTGAGCAACACGAATCTCGATGAGTCTGCCGATGTACTTTGCTGGCAGAACGCCTCTTACAATTTTATCTCTAGAAAGATAACGGACGGATTTCATTTTATAAGAAATCCGCTTGATATAATTGTTTCTGCTTATCATTCACATAAGAAGACCCATCCATTAGATGGATGGCCAGAATTACGGCGCCAGCGTGAAATTCTCGCGACTTGCGATCAAGCCGAAGGCCTTTTCCTCACTCTATCATTTCTAGAGAGAGACGATTTCCATCCCGGAGCGGTAGGACCGTTACACGCTCTACGCCATTGGACGTTCGAGGACGCACGGATCAAAACGTTGCGAACAGAAGATGTGGTCTTGGACCCCAACCGATACATCGGTCAGATTCTTCAGGATAAATTTCCGGGTAGCGTTCTGCCGCCAACAGAACACCATACATTCGAATTCATGGTGGGTAGACGTGTTGGAGAGATAGACGAGAAGTCACACTACCGATCAGGAAAACGTGACCAGTGGAAAGAAGTTCTGCCCCGGGAGATCGTCGAATACATGAAGGCGCACTATAGAGAAATTTTCGAGCGGTTCTATCCGCACGTATTGTCGCAGCCTATCTCATGA
- a CDS encoding LysE family translocator: MSFDFLLTSLIVIVSPGTGVVITVAAGLSRGARGSLVAAFGCTLGIVPHLVAAISGLAALLHASGVAFEIVRWLGVLYLLVMAWQTLRDTGTLRIAPEAGPARSAGRVIVAAILANLLNPKLSLFFLAFLPQFVAPAGPGAVAQMLVLGLAFMAMTFAVFALYGLFAAAARDHILSRPRTLAVLRGTFAAAFVALGAKLALTR; encoded by the coding sequence ATGTCGTTCGACTTCCTCCTGACCTCCCTGATCGTCATCGTCTCCCCGGGAACGGGGGTCGTCATCACCGTCGCCGCCGGCCTCTCGCGAGGGGCGCGTGGGAGCCTCGTCGCCGCGTTCGGCTGCACGCTCGGCATCGTGCCCCACCTCGTCGCGGCGATCTCCGGCCTCGCGGCTCTCCTGCACGCGAGCGGGGTCGCCTTCGAGATCGTGCGCTGGCTCGGGGTTCTCTATCTTCTGGTGATGGCGTGGCAGACGCTGCGCGATACCGGCACGCTGCGGATCGCACCGGAGGCTGGACCGGCGCGCTCGGCCGGACGGGTGATCGTCGCCGCGATCCTGGCGAACCTGCTCAACCCGAAGCTCTCGCTGTTCTTCCTGGCGTTCCTGCCGCAATTCGTGGCGCCGGCGGGACCTGGCGCGGTGGCGCAGATGCTCGTCCTCGGCCTTGCCTTCATGGCGATGACCTTCGCCGTCTTCGCGCTCTACGGCCTGTTCGCCGCCGCGGCTCGCGACCACATCCTGTCGCGCCCCCGCACGCTCGCGGTCCTGAGGGGCACTTTCGCCGCCGCCTTCGTCGCCCTCGGCGCCAAGCTCGCCCTGACGCGGTGA
- a CDS encoding AraC family transcriptional regulator, translated as MPAEREFEAIGCLLPGMMAVAAHSARAFGRHTHDEYGIGLIAAGAQRSASGRGPVEAGAGDVITVNPGEVHDGAPIGGARAWRMLYFDPAIAARALDDIAADQPVGAEFTAPAIRHAAIRTRFLSLYEAMTARDGDAARLHGDETFLALIADLFVARQAASSSGAEAAIRIARQRIDDDPAAPISLAELARLTGLSRFQVLRAFTRATGFTPHAYLMQRRLHLARRLVRAGRPLAAAALGSGFADQSHMTRAFARAFGYSPGTLAAANARHAEGR; from the coding sequence ATGCCGGCGGAGCGCGAGTTCGAGGCGATCGGATGCCTGCTGCCGGGCATGATGGCGGTCGCGGCGCACTCGGCGCGCGCTTTCGGCCGGCACACCCATGACGAATACGGCATCGGCCTGATCGCGGCGGGCGCCCAGCGCTCGGCCAGCGGACGTGGGCCGGTCGAGGCCGGGGCCGGCGACGTCATCACCGTCAATCCGGGCGAGGTCCACGACGGCGCACCGATCGGCGGCGCGCGGGCCTGGCGCATGCTCTATTTCGATCCGGCCATCGCCGCCCGAGCGCTCGACGACATCGCCGCCGACCAGCCGGTCGGCGCGGAATTCACCGCGCCCGCGATCCGGCACGCCGCGATCCGCACACGGTTCCTGTCGCTCTATGAGGCGATGACGGCGCGCGACGGTGATGCCGCGCGCCTGCACGGCGACGAAACCTTCCTCGCCTTGATCGCCGATCTGTTCGTGGCGCGGCAGGCCGCCTCTTCGAGCGGAGCGGAGGCCGCGATCCGCATCGCCCGGCAGCGCATCGACGACGATCCGGCGGCGCCGATCAGCCTCGCGGAGCTCGCCCGCCTCACCGGCCTCAGCCGCTTCCAGGTTCTGCGGGCGTTTACGCGGGCGACCGGCTTCACGCCGCACGCCTACCTGATGCAGCGCCGCCTGCATCTCGCCCGCCGCCTCGTGCGCGCGGGCCGGCCGCTCGCCGCCGCCGCGCTCGGCAGCGGCTTCGCCGACCAGAGCCACATGACGCGAGCCTTCGCCCGCGCGTTCGGCTATTCGCCGGGCACCCTCGCCGCCGCGAACGCGCGCCACGCCGAAGGCCGATAG
- the mutY gene encoding A/G-specific adenine glycosylase, giving the protein MPRRIRSPSSPAVSPAAPRLDAPRAADLLAWYDRHARVLPWRVGPAERKAGARPDPYRVWLSEVMLQQTTVAAVKSYFAFFTGRWPSVGDLAAAPEEDVMKAWAGLGYYARARNLKRCAEVVAGSLGGRFPDDEAGLRELPGIGAYTSAAIAAIAFGRPAAVVDGNVERVITRIAAIETPLPEAKPAIRAVVERLVPADRPGEFAEAMMDLGATICTPKRPACALCPWNAACAAHARGDEETFPVKAAKAERPVRRGAAFVAVRADGAVLVRRRPPKGLLGGMTEVPTGAWSPAYDREEALAGAPFHAPWRRLPAPVEHTFTHFHLVLDVFRADLPAGTPPPDGAWWSSRRDILGEALPSVFRKVVEAGLGL; this is encoded by the coding sequence ATGCCGCGCCGCATCCGCTCCCCCTCATCGCCCGCCGTCTCCCCCGCCGCCCCGCGCCTCGACGCGCCGCGGGCCGCGGATCTGCTCGCCTGGTACGACCGTCACGCCCGTGTGCTGCCGTGGCGCGTCGGGCCGGCGGAGCGCAAGGCGGGCGCACGGCCCGATCCCTACCGGGTCTGGCTCTCCGAGGTGATGCTCCAGCAGACCACCGTCGCGGCGGTGAAAAGCTATTTCGCGTTTTTCACCGGGCGGTGGCCGAGCGTCGGCGATCTCGCCGCCGCGCCGGAAGAGGACGTGATGAAGGCGTGGGCGGGCCTCGGCTATTATGCCCGTGCCCGCAACCTCAAACGCTGCGCCGAAGTCGTCGCCGGCAGCCTTGGCGGGCGTTTCCCCGACGACGAGGCGGGGCTGCGGGAACTCCCCGGCATCGGCGCCTATACGTCCGCCGCCATCGCTGCGATCGCCTTCGGCCGCCCGGCCGCGGTCGTCGACGGCAATGTCGAGCGCGTCATCACCCGGATCGCCGCCATCGAGACACCGCTGCCGGAGGCGAAGCCCGCGATCCGCGCGGTCGTGGAACGGCTCGTGCCGGCGGACAGGCCCGGCGAATTCGCCGAGGCGATGATGGATCTCGGCGCCACCATCTGCACCCCGAAGCGGCCGGCCTGCGCGCTCTGCCCGTGGAACGCCGCCTGTGCCGCCCATGCGCGCGGCGACGAGGAGACTTTTCCGGTCAAGGCCGCGAAAGCCGAGCGGCCGGTGCGCCGCGGTGCCGCCTTCGTGGCGGTGCGGGCCGACGGCGCGGTGCTGGTGCGGCGGCGGCCACCGAAGGGCCTCCTCGGCGGCATGACCGAGGTGCCGACCGGCGCGTGGTCGCCCGCCTACGACCGCGAAGAGGCGCTCGCCGGGGCGCCGTTCCATGCCCCCTGGCGCCGGCTGCCGGCGCCCGTCGAGCACACCTTCACCCATTTTCATCTGGTGCTCGACGTCTTCCGAGCCGACCTCCCCGCCGGCACCCCGCCCCCCGACGGCGCCTGGTGGTCGAGCCGCCGCGACATCCTCGGCGAGGCCCTGCCCTCGGTGTTCCGCAAGGTGGTCGAGGCCGGGCTCGGCCTCTGA
- a CDS encoding DUF721 domain-containing protein, whose protein sequence is MSERPVRRRDARPLADLIGPAIEDACRKRGFATTEIVTAWADIVDPALAERARPECIRWPRRRPGADGLEPGTLIVRTDGPGALMITYQAAAIVERLNAFFGWKAVGRVKVEQRPPPPDTRPRPRVSRPLSAAEEARVAGLVRADGDPRLAEAVKRLGRQVLASEPGPDAPRRPDAL, encoded by the coding sequence GTGAGCGAACGTCCCGTCCGGCGCCGCGACGCCCGTCCGCTCGCCGACCTGATCGGCCCGGCGATCGAGGACGCCTGCCGCAAGCGCGGCTTCGCAACGACTGAAATCGTCACCGCCTGGGCCGATATCGTGGACCCCGCCCTCGCCGAGCGGGCGCGCCCGGAATGCATCCGCTGGCCGCGCCGCCGCCCGGGCGCGGACGGGCTGGAGCCCGGCACCCTGATCGTGCGCACCGACGGGCCGGGCGCGCTGATGATCACCTATCAGGCCGCCGCGATTGTCGAGCGGCTCAACGCCTTCTTCGGCTGGAAGGCGGTCGGCCGCGTCAAGGTCGAGCAGCGCCCGCCGCCGCCGGACACGCGTCCGCGCCCACGGGTGTCGCGCCCGCTCTCGGCGGCGGAGGAGGCGCGCGTCGCGGGTCTCGTCCGTGCCGATGGGGATCCCCGCCTCGCCGAAGCCGTCAAGCGGCTCGGCCGCCAGGTTCTCGCGAGCGAGCCCGGGCCGGACGCGCCGCGGCGCCCGGACGCCCTTTAG
- a CDS encoding DsbA family protein: MTPTRRSLSAVFGAVALAASLAFAAPAALAQDGPTSVDVAELMKPTALGDRVLGKADAPVTIVEYASMTCPHCAAFHAETWPALKTQYIDTGKARFIFREFPLDPLAAAASMLARCAPEDKYYDMIDLFFDHQREWAYTDKPLDALQNMAKQAGFTQMSFEACLTNQKLLDGINAEKDQALSKFGVNSTPTFFVNGQKLVGEQTIESMGKAITDAAAKASK, translated from the coding sequence GTGACGCCGACCCGCCGTTCCCTGTCCGCCGTTTTCGGGGCCGTCGCGCTCGCCGCCTCGCTCGCCTTCGCCGCGCCCGCCGCCCTTGCGCAGGATGGGCCGACGAGCGTCGACGTCGCCGAGTTGATGAAGCCGACCGCGCTCGGCGACCGTGTGCTCGGCAAGGCCGATGCCCCGGTCACCATCGTCGAATATGCGTCGATGACCTGCCCGCATTGCGCGGCGTTTCATGCCGAAACTTGGCCGGCGCTGAAGACCCAATATATCGATACCGGCAAGGCGCGCTTCATCTTCCGCGAGTTTCCGCTCGATCCGCTCGCCGCCGCTGCCTCGATGCTCGCCCGCTGCGCCCCGGAAGACAAATATTACGACATGATCGACCTTTTCTTCGATCATCAGCGCGAATGGGCCTACACGGATAAGCCGCTGGACGCCCTGCAGAACATGGCGAAGCAGGCCGGCTTTACACAGATGAGCTTCGAGGCCTGCTTGACGAATCAGAAGCTGCTCGACGGAATCAACGCCGAGAAGGATCAGGCGCTGTCGAAGTTCGGCGTGAACTCGACCCCGACCTTCTTCGTGAACGGGCAGAAGCTCGTCGGAGAGCAGACGATTGAAAGCATGGGCAAGGCGATCACCGACGCCGCGGCGAAGGCGTCGAAGTGA